From the genome of Streptomyces sp. JH34:
TCGCCGGAGCACCTCGTAGGCATCCGCGTCGGCATCGGTGAAGGTGATGTCGCGGTCCATGCGCACTGCTCCCTACGAGATGTGTCCGACAACCCGGGCCGCCCGCCCACGTCGCGGGGCGGCCCTCTTCCCAAGGCCGCGGCCCCCGGAGGCCTGGCCCGGCCCCTACACGGCGGCCGCCCCGTTCCGCGCGGGCGGCACGGGGGCCGTCCCGTTCGCCGAGGGCGCGCCGGTGAGCGACGAGACCGTCATGCCCGCCAGCCCCAGCTCCTCCGCCGCGGCGAGCAGCTGCTTCACCTGCCCCGAGGCCGCCCCCGGCGACCGCATCAGCTGGGTGAGCAGGGCCGACACCGTCAGGTTCCGCACGTCTCCGGAGGACAGGGATCCCAGGACCCGGGTCAGGTCGTCCGTGAACGACCCCTGACCGTCGAGCCACGGCCCCGCCAGTGCCTGCACGGTCTTCGAGTTCTCCACGAAGCCGTCCACGCTCCGGCCCAGGGAGACCGAGGACACCAGCCGGTCGAAGAAGACGGAGTCGCCTCCGACGATGTCGATGTCCGCGTTCTCCAGACCCGTCGCCAGCACGGTCGCCTGTGCCTCCGCGACCTGGCGCCGGACTTCGAACTCCGCGAGCCGGATCTCCTTCTCCGCGTCCAGCCGCAGCCGGTACTCCTCGTGCCCCCGCGAGGCGTCGTCGAGTGCCGCCATCGCCGCGGCCTTCTCCGTGAGCCCCTCCGCCTCGGCCTTCAGCTTCTCTCCGATCACCGCCGCGTCCGCGGACGCCTGTGCCTGCGTGCCCTCGGCGACCGCCAGGGCCTTCAGACGCGCTCCCTCCGCCTCGGCCCTGAGCCGGGCCTCCGTGGCCTGCGCCTCCGCGAGGCCGGCCTTCTCGGTGACCTCGGCCTCGGCCTCACGGACCTGGACCTCCGCGAGCCCGGCCGCCGCGTTCTCCGCCTGGATGCCCTCCGCCAGCCGCAGCTTCGCCTGCGCGTCGAGGTCGGCCGTCTTCAGCCGGGCGTCCGCGAGCGTCAGCTGCTCGGCCGCCAGATGGACCGCCGCGGCCTCCGCCGCCTCCGCCGCCTTGATGTCCTTGACCAGCTTCTCCTGGGCCTCCGCCTCCGCCGCGATGATCACGGACCTACGGGTGCGCTCCGACTCCTCGACGGACCGCAGCGTCAGGATCGACTCCTCCTGCTCGGCGACCGTGCGGTCCACCGCGATCCGCTCCCGGATCACGTCCGCGACCTCACGGCGCTCCGCCTCGACCTCCTTCGTCGCGGCGATCCGGTTCAGCTCGGTCTCGCGCTCACGCCCGATGACCTCGAGCAGCCGGTCCTTCTCGATGCGCTCGTTCTCCACCGCGATGACCCGCTCACGGTTCTTCTGCGCGACGGCGACCTCGCGGGCCTGGTTCTCCCGCTGGATGCCCAGCTGCTCCTCGGTCCGGATGAACGCGCTCTGCGAACCGAGCCGCTCCTCCTCCTGCACCCGGGCGGTGGCCGACTCCTCGCGGGCCCGCAGCGTCTCGACCTCGCGGCGCTGCTTGATCTCGGCCTCGGCCTGTCGGCGCTCCAGCTCCAGGATGGTCTCCCGGGCGTCGACGTCCTGCCGGGTGATCTCCTTCTGCTCGGTGCGCTGGAACTCGTTGGTCCGCACGTGCTCGATCGACGTCAGCTCGGTGATCTTCCGGATGCCCTGCGCGTCCAGGATGTTGGCGCCGTCGAGCTGCGCCATGGGCGTCTGCTCGAGGAAGTCGATCGCGGCGTCGTCGAGGTGATAGCCGTTCAGGTCGGTCCCGATGACCCTGATGATCCGGTCCCGGAACTCCTCACGCTTCGTGTACAGGTCGACGAAGTCGAGCTGCTTGCCCACGGTCTTGAGGGCTTCGGAGAACTTCGCCGCGAAGAACTCCTGGACGGCGGCCTTGTCGCTCGCCCGCTCCGTGCCGATGGCCTGTGCGACCTTGATGACGTCCTCGACGGTCTTGTTGACGCGGACGAAGAAGGTGATGTGGATGTCGGCGCGGATGTTGTCCTGGCAGATCAGGCCCTCACGCCCGGTCCGGCGGATCTCGATGGTCTTCACCGAGATGTCCATGGTCTCGGCCTTGTGCAGTACCGGCAGGACCACCGCGCCGGTGAAGGTGACGTCGACCTTCTTGGTCTTGGAGATGATCAGCGCCTTCCCCTGCTCGACCTTGCGGAAGAGACGGGTGACGACGAAGACCAGAGCGACGGTGATGAGCAGGACAACGGCGACGAGCACGCCGATGCCCCAGGAGATGGCATCCATGACAGTCCTTGGCGGCTGGTGGGACATACGGAGTCGAAGGCGCGCACCCGTGTGACGGCACGCGGAACCACGGGCCCGGGGGCCCGGAGAGCGTGAAGGCGGGTCAGACGGCCTTGCGCGGCCGGGGGCGCGGGGCGAGCGCCGCGTCGTACGGCGATACCCAGAAGAACTCGCCGTCGGCGTCGTAGGCGTAGAGGAGCCCCGTGCTGCCGGAGGTGAGCACCTCACCCGGCGTGGACGGCACCTGCGCCTGCCGTACCTGCACGATCGCGGTCGACCCGTCGGCGGCCGCGACCTCGGCCTGACCGAAGTCGGCGCTGACGGATCCCGTGCGGACCGTGCAGATCTGACCCACGAAGTCCCGCCGGGATGGAGGAGGTTCCGCGGGGAAGAACCGGCGGAACCGGTGTACCAGCATGCGGACCACCCCCCAGGCGATCAGAAGTGCCCCCGCCAGGACGGCGAGGTGGAGCAACGCCCGTGCGGTGCCGGTGACTCCGCTGCTGAGCACCAGGACCGAGCCGGTCAGGCAGGTGAACCAGGAGAGGACGACGACCAGCGAAACCGACACGGAGACCGGCACCCCGCCGAAGCCGACCGCTTCGGTGTCGAGGTCGGTGTCGAAGGAGTCGGGCCCGGCCGCTCCGGCCAGCACCAGCAGCCAGAAGCAGACGACGACCACCAGTGCGGCGCCGAGGACGACGGCCGGGAAGGTGGTGGCCGCGGAAAGGAATTCGCTCATCGGTCGTGCCCCCCCCGTTCCACCTGACTGCGTACGGCCGGGTGCGCGGGTGGCCGGGGTACCGGCGCCGCGACGCCGCGAACGGCCCCGCAGCAACCGGTTTCTTCCCCCGTGGTCCCCCGTGACCCCCGTGCCTTCCCCCGTGTGTTGCTGGGCCGATCGTGCCAGCCGGGGCCGTCCCGGCGCATTGCCGGAATCCGGCAGGGTTGACGGTTCGCGCCTGCCGGGCACCGGCACCCGCCTCCGTGCGTTGACGGGAGGACAGTTTGTTCGTGTACGGAGGAGTGCGTCGTGGCGGAGCCCGAGATTTCGGAGAGATTCCTGGAGGGCTATGCCCGCATCCTGTCCGACGTCGCGGAGACCGGTCGCCGGCTCACCCGGGAGGAGCTGGAGACGCGGCGCACGCTCGGCCGTGAGGCCGCGGAGGCGGGACATCAGCTGCGGGCGCTGGTGCGGCGCCACCTCGCGGAGACCCGCGCCGCCTGGCCGGACGGTACGGCGCGCTCGTCGTCCACCGACTCCGTGCTGGGCGCCGTGGAGCAGGTGGTCGACGCCTTCGCGGAGGGCTTCGAGCGGGCGCAGCGCCTGACCGTGCGGCGCGAGGAGGCGGCGCGGCGGGAGTTCATCGACGACCTGCTGTACGGGCGCAGCGACCTGGGCAGACTCGCGGAGCGCGCCACCCGGTTCGGGCTGCGGCTCTCGCGCGCGCACGCCGTCGCGGTGGCGGCGGGACCCGAGGCGTACACCGAGTCGGACGCCGTGCCCCGGAACGTGGAGGCGGCCCTGCTCGCGCGCTTCAGCGGGCGGAAGATCCTGCTCACCACGAAGGACGGGCGCCTCGTCTGCATCGCTCCCGGCAGTCAGCCGGACGTCCTGCGGTACTTCGCCAAGCAGGCCCACGCCGCGACGGACGGCCACCAGGTCGCGGTCGGCCGCCCGCACCGCGGCCCCGGCGGGGTGGTCCACTCCTACGACGAGGCGCTCGACGCCCTCGACCTGGCGCAGCGGATGGGGCTCGACGACCCCGTCCTGTACGCCGCCGACCTGCTGGTCTACCCGGTACTGACGAGGGACCGGCAGGCGATGGCCGATCTGGTGCGCAGCGAGCTCGGCCCGCTCAAGGAGGCGCGGGGCGGGGCGGAACCGCTGCTGCGGACGCTGGCCGTGTACTTCGACGCGGGCTGCGTCGCCGCCGAGACCGCCCGTCGGCTGTCGCTCAGCGTGCGCGCCCTGACGTACCGGCTGGAGCGGATACACCAGCTGACCGGATCCGATCCGTCCGACCCGATGCACCGCTACACACTGCAGACGGCGGTGATCGGCGCCCGGCTGCTGGACTGGCCGGCGAAGGAGCTCTGACC
Proteins encoded in this window:
- a CDS encoding flotillin family protein, which codes for MDAISWGIGVLVAVVLLITVALVFVVTRLFRKVEQGKALIISKTKKVDVTFTGAVVLPVLHKAETMDISVKTIEIRRTGREGLICQDNIRADIHITFFVRVNKTVEDVIKVAQAIGTERASDKAAVQEFFAAKFSEALKTVGKQLDFVDLYTKREEFRDRIIRVIGTDLNGYHLDDAAIDFLEQTPMAQLDGANILDAQGIRKITELTSIEHVRTNEFQRTEQKEITRQDVDARETILELERRQAEAEIKQRREVETLRAREESATARVQEEERLGSQSAFIRTEEQLGIQRENQAREVAVAQKNRERVIAVENERIEKDRLLEVIGRERETELNRIAATKEVEAERREVADVIRERIAVDRTVAEQEESILTLRSVEESERTRRSVIIAAEAEAQEKLVKDIKAAEAAEAAAVHLAAEQLTLADARLKTADLDAQAKLRLAEGIQAENAAAGLAEVQVREAEAEVTEKAGLAEAQATEARLRAEAEGARLKALAVAEGTQAQASADAAVIGEKLKAEAEGLTEKAAAMAALDDASRGHEEYRLRLDAEKEIRLAEFEVRRQVAEAQATVLATGLENADIDIVGGDSVFFDRLVSSVSLGRSVDGFVENSKTVQALAGPWLDGQGSFTDDLTRVLGSLSSGDVRNLTVSALLTQLMRSPGAASGQVKQLLAAAEELGLAGMTVSSLTGAPSANGTAPVPPARNGAAAV
- a CDS encoding helix-turn-helix domain-containing protein — encoded protein: MAEPEISERFLEGYARILSDVAETGRRLTREELETRRTLGREAAEAGHQLRALVRRHLAETRAAWPDGTARSSSTDSVLGAVEQVVDAFAEGFERAQRLTVRREEAARREFIDDLLYGRSDLGRLAERATRFGLRLSRAHAVAVAAGPEAYTESDAVPRNVEAALLARFSGRKILLTTKDGRLVCIAPGSQPDVLRYFAKQAHAATDGHQVAVGRPHRGPGGVVHSYDEALDALDLAQRMGLDDPVLYAADLLVYPVLTRDRQAMADLVRSELGPLKEARGGAEPLLRTLAVYFDAGCVAAETARRLSLSVRALTYRLERIHQLTGSDPSDPMHRYTLQTAVIGARLLDWPAKEL